Sequence from the Fulvivirga ligni genome:
AAGCGAATAACAGGAGGATCTGAAGTGAAACTGTATAGAGATAACCTACCATCAGGCCTATACATATACCAGGTATACATAGGCAAGCAATCTTTAAAAACAGGTAAGATCATTATCAAATAATGCATGCCACACAGCTAGCATATAGTCGTTGCGAGGGCGCGTTGAAATTATGTCAATGAAACAGCAATTCAACAAAGGTATATTTTCATATTATCAATAAAATAACATTTATATTAAAAATATAATATAAATAAAGAAAAATGCTTATGAAAATTTGAATAAATAAACCCTTTTATTAACTTTGAAATATCAATTAACGAATTGATCTACACTGTAGGGTGATGAAACAGGCAGACATGCCCTCCGGTCTCGGGGGTGGAGGTCACGGGATAAATTCTTTAGAGTATCCAATAACACTAAAAAGTACTAACCGCTCCGTGGAGGTTCGAATCCTCCCTCTACAGCAACAAGAAAGGCAGCTCAAATGGGCTGCCTTTTTTTATGTTATCAATTTCAAGGAAAGGTATTCATTCCATCAAAACACATCCACTAGATTCATACAAACCACATTCCTACTTTAATCCTATGCTTCATTGTAAATTTCACAATAAATTCGCCGAAGATATAAGCGATTTTAAAATTCAATCAACAATAAAGAGTTAATATTAAAAATATCACATAAATCAAGCTAATTACTTGCAAAAATTTGAATAAATAAACCCTTTTATTAACTTTGAAATATCAATTAACGAATTGATCTACACTGTAGGGTGATGAAACAGGCAGACATGCCCTCCGGTCTCGGGGGTGGAGGTCACGGGATAAATTCTTTAGAGTATCCAATAACACTAAAAAGCGCTAACCGCTCCGTGAAGGTTCGAATCCTTCTCCTACAGCTAATAGTAAAAATTCCTTGTATTGCACAGAATGTTTGACAAACGACCTGCCCTCGGGCAGGTTGTTTTGTTTTAAGGCATTTCTAAATCATTCCATTGTCATGCGCCATAGCCTCAGGAATTTTCTGCTTCACACTCCAATGCTCAGCAATCAATCCATCTTCCACAAGATAAATATTATAAGCTACACAAGATTCATTGTTGCCAATAGTGCTACACTGACTCACTACAAAGTTTCCCTCAGCTAATACACGATAGCATTTTTCAGTCTTTTGAGAAGCAGCAAATCTTTTCCAGGCTAGGTTTCCATCTTCAACATCTGGTATATGCTGAATGAGATTAGTATGAACATACTTATCCCATTCATCTGTACCTCCAATTAGCACTTTATTGATGAAATCTGCTACCAACTTTTTATTCCGATTGGTGGATTCATGCTCTTTTATCTCAACCGGACCTTCTACCATATTATCAATTCCTGATGGAATAATCTCAGAAGCATCCCAATGTTCAGCTAGTTTTCCATCTTCCAATCTAAACAGGTCCACTACTGCTCGCTTTTGCCCCATAAAGGAAATGCCTATATGAGCCACCACAAACTCACCATCACTAATGAATCGATAAAAGGGCTTATCAGGATTTTGTGATTTCGGCAGGCTAGCAAACATATC
This genomic interval carries:
- a CDS encoding nuclear transport factor 2 family protein, coding for MKNNKEIVIDFYSKIIGKSNKELADILIKDDYIQHSPTIEDGKQGILKMIDMFASLPKSQNPDKPFYRFISDGEFVVAHIGISFMGQKRAVVDLFRLEDGKLAEHWDASEIIPSGIDNMVEGPVEIKEHESTNRNKKLVADFINKVLIGGTDEWDKYVHTNLIQHIPDVEDGNLAWKRFAASQKTEKCYRVLAEGNFVVSQCSTIGNNESCVAYNIYLVEDGLIAEHWSVKQKIPEAMAHDNGMI